TTGAGTAAGCTCCTGCTGAAGGTTAGCTAATTGAGCGGCGTTAACCGGATCAGCGGCCTGTAACGAAGACAAGCGAGACTCCATAGTCTTCAAAAAGGACATAATGCGCTGCTGATTCTCGCGCAAGATAGCTAACTCCTTCTGGGCCGAGAATGGGGTACCAGCGGGgtgcatggcctgattgtactgttgtGATACGCTAAGAAGCGAgatgagtggaccctctggaccgtgggagagacgaacctccgggcgagctaaccaaatggaaccgacccctatacagggaccgtcaggcgcagacccagaggagtcaaacccacagtggccgtaccaagaggggcggctcaagAGCGGAGaaaaacaagaactaaaagagcaagGGGGAAAGGTGAGAGGTGAGCCAAAGGACAAACCGGGAGGACTGGAGCGAAGCACTGGACCAGGGAGACGGAGGTCAGAACGAAGAGCCAGGACAGGAAATACCTGCAGGAGAGAGGGACACAGTGAGGAACTAAATCACGGAAAGACAAACGACACAGGAGAAGGCAGGCAGGGAGACGATAACGGGCACAGACTACAAGGAACGCGAGAAACAGCGAGCACTGGCAGAGCGAACGGGCCGGAAGCACTTAGCAAAagccaaatgacaatcaggcacagcTAAGCAGGAAGACCGACCTTAAATACAGGAAGTCCTATACGGATTGGCTGTCACGGGGAAGGAGGAGCAGCAGAGGAACGCATGCGTCCCTTGATGATTCCAGGGCGCCTGCGCCAGCACCGGACGCCCTTGGCAGAGCGAGGAACCGGAAGTGAAGGAACTCCTATCCGGACACGAGCGCGCCGTGACCAGGAAGAGGAGCGGCGGGGACGCGCAGGGACGACAGGAGCAGGAGCGGTAACACCATGCATGTCCATCAATCAGCAGAATTTTACTGGCCACTTCTGAAGGTATTGTGTTTGATTATATAATTTACCTATTTAATTTTAACTGTATAATAATGGTGATCAGTGCTGTATTTGGCTGCACCCATCTTCTAGCATAAGACCATATGATAGGTCCAGGTTTGCATTGTTAGAGCAGTGGCTTTGCAGTCATTTTTCATTGAAGAGAATAGAGATAAGGAAATATATTTGAGAGACACTCCATTTAGGAACGTGTTAAAAGCTGACTTTCTCTGGCAGTCCCATAAATGATTACCgtaagtaagccaaacctccgactccatgactccgaccccacagcactggtcactactgagcatgtacataaagggcagcacagattcatctcaattacGACCCCACAGCGCTggacactactgagcatgtacataaagtgcagcacagattcatctcaactacgaccccacagcgctggacactactgagcatgtacatagagtgcagcacagattcatctcagctccgaccccacagcactggacactactgatcatgtacataaagtgcagcacagattcatctaatctACGACACCACAGCGCTggacactactgagcatgtatataaagtgcagcacagattcatctcagctacgactccacagccctggtcactactgagcatgtacataaagtgcagcacagattcatctccactccaaccccacagcactggacactactgagcatgtacataaagtgcagcacagattcatctcaactacaactccacagcactgatcactactgagcatgtacataaagtgcagcacagattcatcttaactacaactccacagcactggtgactactgagcatgtatataaagggcagcacagattcatctccactatgactccacagcactggtcactactgagcatgtacataaagtgcagcacagattcatctccactatgactccacagcactggtcactactgagcatgtacataaagggcagcacagattcatctcagctccgaCTCCACaatactggtcactactgagcatgtacataaagtgcagcacagattcatctccactatgactccacagcactggtcactactgagcatgtacataaagtgcagcacagattcatctccactatgactccacagcactggtcactactgagcatgtacataaagtgcagcacagattcatctccactccaaccccacagcactggacactactgagcatgtacataaagtgcagcacagattcatctcaactacaactccacagccctggtcactactgagcatgtacataaaaagcagcacagattcatctccactccaaccccacagcactggacactactgagcatgtatataaagtgcagcacagattcatctccactatgactccacagcactggtcactactgagcatgtacataaagtgcagcacagattcatctccactatgactccacagcactggtcactattgagcatgtacataaagtgcagcacagattcatctccactaaaagccgagatccttagatcaggaacagaaaagacatttataggacatttcataactttcccaaaatcTTATGAAAATATTTACAGCACTTCCTGCAttttactactgtacccaatttattatatattgtctgagtcggtccattttattccGACTCTGAATTCAACCAAAATTGACACTGACTCCAAGACTTTGACTCCACAGCTCTGAATAAAGGAGAGGTCAAGCAtttgcacctctgctccattcaaggcGGACATTCTTAGGATCAATACAGGTCCCAGTGGTCAGCAAGTTATCCCTTGACTTATGGGTAGGGAATAACTTTAGATTCTggaaaaatatcttttttttttttttttttttttgataaaaaattttttattgaaTTTTATAAAGGTTAACACAaagagaaaaaacaacaacaatcaaACACTGGAGAAACACAGCTCTCCACCCCCAACATTAAGAAACATTTTTCATGCGTTATTTATACATCTTCGCTCTGCAAAACCAGTATATTTGGATGAACAAATATTTGAACATAGTAACAGTAGTCAAACCAGTTACGTATAGCTTGTGAAAACACTAGTaacatttttattaattttcaaaGAAGTTTAATTTGAGGCATCATATAAACATAGCTCAAGCAATCCGAGGCGAAATCTCCTCAATTCCCTAGACGTCAAACCAGAACCATCAATCCAAAGACCCCATATCTTGTGGAAAAATATCTTTAAAAGGGTTTTGTAGTTTCAGAAACCCCTTTTCTCTGGCtgtagtttatttaaaaaaaaacctgtagcTGTGTACAGTGGAATTTAGAAACCGGAAAACCCTAGGGGCCTCCGGGGGTTTTTGGGTTGtacttctgaaatctcatgcacatgttgcttatatTACAGCGTTTTTTTCAGCCAATACATCAGAATTTGCTGCAAATCCAAAAAAGTGTACATATAATGATGTACCCTCCGAATAAACATTCCATTTTACTGTCTGACATTCAGATCCAGATGACCGAATCGGCTCACGGAGACATTTCTTCTACTTGGTGTACCGCCATGTACGGGACGGTTTCCTGTTGAAGCTATTGAGAAGTGCCGGAGTTGAATAGTCTGACTACTGTAGTAATAGCGGcattgttatgagggcatagtattCTACTCTTACTCTATGAATACTCTATTATGGCTTTTGTTGTAATGTTTTGACAGATTTTATTGTCCCATGTTGAAAGGTTAGATTTTACATGGAATTTTTCCATGCGACAGCACAAACTTAGCTGGGCTAGTGGTTTTCGAATCTACGTAAATTGCTGCCAACAATAACATTAACAAATATTGCCTAAGGGTACATTGTGTCAAGAAAAAGGGAACCGCCGATTCTCATCGTCTGTTTAGGAAAGAATAAGGCCATCAAGGAGAGCGCACTGCATAAGAGGAAATACTGGGGAAAATAACAGGGTCCCTGCCCACCCATACTTCGTTGATCAGCCATCCCACACTGTTTCAATGTCCCACAATGCTGGCCTTCTAATTTTTGGCTACCAGATAATTTCTATTTTATGGCGTCCTGATCTCACTGGCCATTGTTATCAAGAGGAAATGAGAAGCTCTTTATACCATTCCACAATACTGGTAcaatgattgattgattgattgtaaGTAGGATAGGCTAACGTCATGTTAAAGCCTAAGGCAAGGGTGGGTGATTAatattcccaaggggccacatgagagaacgtgactgttgtggagggccgaaccaatacacTGAAATAAATTCTGCCCAATATTAACAATAATTATAGTTATTTTGTATTAAATGTATCACTTAATATTAGCAGACACCTccatatgtacagtatgagcccccatatagcccttctatatacagtatgagccccacatagcctcctatatacagtatgagccccacatagtctcctatacacagtatgagccccacatagcttcctatatacaatatgagccccacatagcctcctatatacagtatgagccccacatagcctcctatatacagtatgagccccacatagcttcctatatacaatatgagccccacatagcctcctatatacagtatgagccccacatagcctcctatatacaatatgagccccacatagcctcctatatacagtatgagccccacatagcctcctatgtacggtatgaaccccacatagccctcttatatacagtatcagccccacatagctccctatatacagtatgagcccccatatatccCTTCTAtgaacagtatgagcccccacattgccCTTCAATATACAGTATTGTATTAGCCCCACATaaccctcctatatacagtatgagaccccacatagcccttctaTGTACAGTAttagccccatatagcctcctatatacagtattagccccacatagccctcctatatacagtgagccccacatagcccttctatgtacagtatgatcccccacatagcccttctatatacagtatgagccccacacagccctcctatatacacatataaaaaacaaacaatacctcgctcccattccctcagttctCTGCTACTGTATTTTGTTTGTGCACTCATACTACACGCAGCAGATGCGATGTAGTGATGTCATCACGTTTGCTATCTCAGTCGCACAGGCTAAATGGTGGAAGAAGGAGTCAGCGGATCCCTCTTCCACTATTATATTCACCAAGGTGTGATGATGCTGGGATTGGGGCAGGCATCCATATGGTGCATCCCATGGGCCAGTGTTTTCAGCCCTTTGGTTGTCTTGGGTTGCTTGCCGGACTGGAACAACCAGATGTGGCCGTGGGATACACTTTGCCAGTTCTGGTCTAAGCAAAACCTGCCATCCCTTGTCCTACCCTTGAACCGCCTCCATGTTGTTATACGGTGTTCTAAAGATGTAACGCTCTGAAATCTGGAAGGTGATCTTGGTCTTCCCAGGAGTCATTCTGGATGACACATTATATCATGCCAGCTCCAGTGGCTTCCAGCGTAAGCTGAACTTAGGACACCTTGCCTTTCTGCACCTGCGCTGGATGCTCCACGGGAGCATTATGAAATATCCCACCCTGTGAAATGTAAGTCGGGCCAGGAAATGTGTAGGCCTGCAGGACTTCTTGCGAGACTGAGACTCCACACACAATTCTTCACTTTTCCCTATTTTACAACTTTATTTTTCCCTTTTTGCTGCAAGGAACATTTTCGAGAGTGACACGTGTAGAAAATGTATAGGGCTATGGTGGTGATGATGACAGGTTGGCTACTATTAATTCTTATTGTTGTGTCCTTCCCTACTTATAGACTGGATCTAAGAGACGTTTGGCTTTCTTGTATTTTCAGCTGTATTCTTGGATCTGAATTTTTACAGTGTTTTTCTTGGCTGTTCAGCAACGAAGATTTACGTTCTCACGATTTGATGGTTTCTTGTCTTGACAGTAGACTACATGTACTTGCCTTCCAGGAAGCTGATTTCAACACTTCTTTTGGGCTGTCAATCAGAATTCTTGGCTTACAAACAGCGTCTTCGAGGCAAAGATACTCTTCGGGTGTATTTTACAAGTACAGCTTTCAGTTGACCACGTAGAACTCTCACTTTGTAACCTGGTTGCCATAACTGGAAGAGTCCCTGTTTCCCAGCACAGTGATGCAATTTGCGTTGATCCCTTGAGACCAATAAATtgcacattaaaaacacatgctccATTACAGTTGCAGAAGGAGAAAGCTGCTGAGCCAGGAGAATGGATGTTGGTCCATGGATGAATCATTTCCTACATAGCTTGGGGTAGGAATATCCTTTTAGTTTGAttgtgttatatatatttttttcagactttttttttataCTTCTATCTTGATATGTGAGGTTCACTGAAGCTTGAGGCTTGTTTGTACATTTGGCAATCTTTGTGAGTCATAACGTTGAGACAATCGGTCTGATCCATTGATGTAGCTTGTGCTGAGGATACAAAAAAGACTGTAGAATTTTGTTCCTTTTATTGGTGGCCACAAATAGACCTTGGTAGAATTCAATGTGTTCGGGTTACTGTAAGAGTATTTTCTATGGTACCCGTTGACAAGCTGTCTGATCTTTACATTTGCTAATTTAACCATTGCTTTATGGCAGAATTTCAAGCCTGTATGTGACAGATCAGAACATGTCAGTATATGCTTTTTGAGTTCCATCAGCTGCTTTAAAGCCTCATCCATATGTCTTTGAATCCCATACGTACTCTTTAAAGTCTACGGTGCTATTCACATGTCGGAGGTTTTTTTTTCTGGATCAAAACAAAATCACGGAGACATGTTTTTCTGGGTCGGAGTCACAGATCAAAactaccaatacaagtctatgggtccattaaACTTTACAGATGGCATTAGTTTTTTCAACATCAGTGCGCTGTCCGTTATTAACATTGCAGTGTATAGTAGTTGTAATTTTATTTATTTGTGCATAtacgtgaaaatcactgatgaaacactgatggcaaaaactacTCCGACCCTTTTCTTTATATGTGAAAAATTACAGATGTCTGGATGAGGCTTTAGTTGGCGCTCCATATGGTGAATGCATTGTTCATCTTATttgttgtgacttttttttttaaagcgccactctagcttttttttattattatttccacactggagtggtgctactaatctaagttccctgaccaagttttatacttaccagccgctgtCTTCTGCTCTTACTGGTGCCACTAAGGTCCCACGCCACCCTCTTTTGGCCACAACTTTTTACTGTCAGAGGTCACGGTCACAAGCTCTctatgtaagtctatgagatcATCGTTCTTGCCTAGTTTTGGCTTGGCCGTCatcgacttacattgagttgtgacttccggatcacccagcaaacactAGAGCGATCCGGCAGgttacaaactgctggagaccgaccGGAGCGGTGCTGATAAGTATGAgactagtagcaccactccagcgctgcattaaaaaaaaataactgctGAAGTGGTGCCTTAATTATTATTCAATCAACCAAAATTGATCTACAGTAGGTTCCAAGAAGAATGTGTAGAATAAACCTTGTATAGAGTCTGGTCTAGGATCATTATCAGCGCACATTATGGCATCGGGTGCGGTAGAAGAAGATTGCCAACATGCTGCATTGCCAGAACTGTAGTAACTGCAGATGTGGGTTTTTAAAACTGGAAGATGGTTTACCAATAAATATGATGTTTTTATTTCTTGTCGTACATGGAAATCGGAGTGCATGAGCTTTTCCTCTGTCACCTGCTAAAAATACAACTATatttacatttttgttttatttttttactaccATTTTAGcaattgtggaattttttttttatgaaaatgaactatataaaaaaaatgcaaagaacTCCTGTAACTACGCCCTACATCTTGTGTCTTTGACTCTccagcattcttctctgttgtttctTTAACTGTTTTACAGTCTAATGAAATATCATCCCCGTTTGTGCCCGTCTACGCATGGACAGAGCAGTTGCTTCATTATAATGAGATAATATGATTAAAAATAAACTCCCGGCAGCTTTGGTAGCTCACGTTGCTTGACATACATATCTTGCGTTCATGATGCTTGCAGATATAAGTCTCACATGGACTTAAAAGGGATGATGCAGCTAGCTTACGCAAAGTAAAATCTGGCAGGAGCATCCATTCATGAATCATACGCCTTCTGCACAGCAGAGAGCTGGATCGGGGCAGGAGAGCCATATAAATTATCAGTGCCCTGCCATACTCCGCCCAAGACGGGTTATTTATAAGTTGTCTCCCGTAGCTCTCTATTTCGAGTTCCTGTGGATACTTCTTACATAGTCAGCATTTTTGAGGGTGCCACCAGTGACTATAATGGGAAGCAGATGTCATTACTTGAGGCGTCTCAGTGACCGTCTAACAAGTGTTTACATCCAACATTCGACTGAAGGGATTCGCGCTTCAAAGAATAGTCTCTTGAGCTTAAAACGTGCAGACTCGGTTTTGTGGGTATAAATAGAAAGGTTTTATGATctgtcttaaccctgctgttctgttcggtctggggagacctattttgaactttggtattttttggggtgttcaagatgcggttctgaaacttgtggttgattgacttaaatgaggatgggtcggtcggccacgggtttcagagccgcatcttgaatattttaaagaatattgaagttcaaagtcggtcatttttgaccaacagaacagcagggttaattcacTTCGTCCAAACAAGTACAGTCAGTATTCACATGAAAAAAATGGCGTTAAGACTTCTGAAGGACATGAAAAAGGACAATTCAGGCAATTAATGTGAATCTCATCTCTATTGTGCTAAATTTACGGCATTAGGGTGTTTCCCTTACAACCTAACATACCCATTTGCCACTACGTAATGTTATCACGCTTGAGAGCGATCACTGGGAAATTGGTTCAGAGGCGCAAAAATTTGACTTGCCAAGTGACCCCCAGCTCGAATCTAGGCGACTAACCCACTCCTAGTTACTCCTTGGTCAATACATACATCATGTGAAATTAGTACGGTAAATTACACTAATTATAGTTGACCGAATGTACAAAGATACAAAATGCTACTCAATGCAAGAAATGTCTAAAAAGATATGTTTTTAGGTTACGCATAAAACTGTCATTGTTATCAGAGTATGAGCACATGGCATCTTTCATATGGATTCCACCTGAATCCCACCACCAAAAAGAATGGACATATGCACAGCAATCTCAAAGCAACTTTCTGTGCATACATTTCATCTTTTTTCACTTTTAGCCGATTCAGGCTTTACTAACCAGGAATCGGCTAAAAAAAAGTAACCTCGCCCTTTTTCAGGTGGCTTATCTTATATATAAAATAAAGATGTCGGTGGCAAAGCCGCTGCTAAAACGACAGCAAAAGCAaccagatgttttttagcaaaaacACCACCACCATTTTCTATCTTCTGTTTCAAAAATGAAGatgacgtatgcacatacccttaatctaatTTTCTGGGGTAGCGCATTCTAGTGAACAGGTGCAGCATGAGAAAAATCTTGATAGGATTGGGAGGGGAAGATTATTAATGATGTTTAATCTTAAATCATttctagtatactgttttaaatatggtgttcatcttttttttttgtttgaaattTACATGATCTTACTAACTTTACATAATTGTCTTTTATCTTTTAGATAAGCGGAAATAAGTTTGCCATGAAAGACCACCAGCAAGTCAAGGTTCAACAATTATTTGAGGACTCTGGCAACCGCAGGGTCAGTGCTGCTCTACCAGGAACAGATAATGCTTTGCCAGTATTGACTAAAGAAAAAAGTTCTGACAGTTCAGGCACCTCAAAATCAAGTGATAGCTCCACCAAGTCCTCCAAAGCCACATATTTGAACCCAGATCAAGCACTGAAGCAATACAAACATCAACTGACGTCTTTTGAACTGCAGGAAATCGGCAACTTCACTGAAATATTTTTTATTGGCCCAAATGCTAAGAAGAGACAAGGTGTTGTAGGAGGTCCTAATAACGGAGGCTATGATGATGACCAAGGAGGGTATTCGTTGGTGCCGCATGACCAAATAGCTTATCGCTATGAGGTGTTGAAAATAATCGGAAAGGGTAGCTTTGGACAGGTGGCAAAAGTTTATGATCACAAACTTCACCAGCATTTAGCTCTCAAAATTGTCCGCAATGAGAAGCGATTCCATCGACAGGCCGCGGAAGAGATCCGTATCCTGGAACATCTAAAAAAACAGGATAAGACCGGAAGTATGAATGTAATACACATGTTGGAAAGTTTTACCTTCCGCAATCACATTTGCATGACTTTTGAGTTGCTGAGCATGAACTTGTATGAGCTGATCAAAAGAAACAAATTCCAAGGTTTTAGTCTACAGTTAGTTCGTAAATTTGCTCATTCAATCCTACAATGCCTCGAGGCTCTGCACAGGAATAAAATCATCCACTGTGACCTCAAACCAGAAAACATTTTGCTTAAACAGCAAGGGCGCAGTGGGATTAAAGTGATTGACTTTGGTTCGAGTTGTTTTGAGCATCAAAGAGTATACACCTACATACAGTCTCGGTTCTATCGGGCTCCTGAGGTCATACTAGGAAGTCGTTATGGCATGCCCATTGATATGTGGAGCTTTGGATGCATTTTGGTGGAGCTTTTGACTGGCTACCCATTGTTTCCAGGAGAAGATGAAGGAGATCAGTTGGCATGCATGATAGAGCTCCTTGGGGCACCACCTCCAAAGCTTCTAGAGCAAGCCAAGAGAGCAAAGAACTTTGTCAACTCGAAGGGCTATCCTCGTTACTGCACTGTAACCACGCTTCCCAATGGATCTGTGGTCTTAAATGGAAGCAGGTCACGAAGGGGAAAAATGCGTGGTGCTCCTGGCAGCAAGGACTGGGTGGCAGCTTTAAAGGGTTGTGAAG
The Ranitomeya imitator isolate aRanImi1 chromosome 3, aRanImi1.pri, whole genome shotgun sequence genome window above contains:
- the DYRK3 gene encoding dual specificity tyrosine-phosphorylation-regulated kinase 3 isoform X1 codes for the protein MMILTRKPEGPITAVRYGDGLYDSYMRLDQAAAQDAAREKESPSALPSIGRLAISGNKFAMKDHQQVKVQQLFEDSGNRRVSAALPGTDNALPVLTKEKSSDSSGTSKSSDSSTKSSKATYLNPDQALKQYKHQLTSFELQEIGNFTEIFFIGPNAKKRQGVVGGPNNGGYDDDQGGYSLVPHDQIAYRYEVLKIIGKGSFGQVAKVYDHKLHQHLALKIVRNEKRFHRQAAEEIRILEHLKKQDKTGSMNVIHMLESFTFRNHICMTFELLSMNLYELIKRNKFQGFSLQLVRKFAHSILQCLEALHRNKIIHCDLKPENILLKQQGRSGIKVIDFGSSCFEHQRVYTYIQSRFYRAPEVILGSRYGMPIDMWSFGCILVELLTGYPLFPGEDEGDQLACMIELLGAPPPKLLEQAKRAKNFVNSKGYPRYCTVTTLPNGSVVLNGSRSRRGKMRGAPGSKDWVAALKGCEDALFIDFLKGCLNWDPTARMTPSQALRHQWICKRMPKPPITDKSSGKRITSHTSSFPGISSKLPPVVGVANKLRANLMNDSNGSIPLRTVLPKLVS
- the DYRK3 gene encoding dual specificity tyrosine-phosphorylation-regulated kinase 3 isoform X2, with the protein product MKDHQQVKVQQLFEDSGNRRVSAALPGTDNALPVLTKEKSSDSSGTSKSSDSSTKSSKATYLNPDQALKQYKHQLTSFELQEIGNFTEIFFIGPNAKKRQGVVGGPNNGGYDDDQGGYSLVPHDQIAYRYEVLKIIGKGSFGQVAKVYDHKLHQHLALKIVRNEKRFHRQAAEEIRILEHLKKQDKTGSMNVIHMLESFTFRNHICMTFELLSMNLYELIKRNKFQGFSLQLVRKFAHSILQCLEALHRNKIIHCDLKPENILLKQQGRSGIKVIDFGSSCFEHQRVYTYIQSRFYRAPEVILGSRYGMPIDMWSFGCILVELLTGYPLFPGEDEGDQLACMIELLGAPPPKLLEQAKRAKNFVNSKGYPRYCTVTTLPNGSVVLNGSRSRRGKMRGAPGSKDWVAALKGCEDALFIDFLKGCLNWDPTARMTPSQALRHQWICKRMPKPPITDKSSGKRITSHTSSFPGISSKLPPVVGVANKLRANLMNDSNGSIPLRTVLPKLVS